In Lolium rigidum isolate FL_2022 chromosome 3, APGP_CSIRO_Lrig_0.1, whole genome shotgun sequence, the genomic window CGCAAAAATGGGCCCTGTAGAGAAAAGGAAACTGATGCGCGCGACAACTACAAGGCTGATCAACAAGATATGGGGTGGTTACTATGCCACCCATTTCCCAGAGGACGCAAAGGAGGGAGATGTGAATGGTGAGCCAAACGAAACTGAGGAACAAGAAGAAACAGAAGATGATGAAGCTGAAGGGGAGGATGAAGTTGAAGAGAAACGTATCTCGAGGACCTCGCCATCAGAATGTTCTAAAAAGCCCTCATCAAGTACTCGTAGAGAAATTGAATGTGAAGGTCAAACAGCCGGAAAAACAGAGTCTGGAGAAGCTTTATATAAATTTGTTAGAGTCCGAGATCTAGAGATTGGTGTTGGTGGAGCAGTCACTGTAGAAGACGACTCAGGCGAAGCCATCATGTGTTTTGTCGAATATATCTACCAGAAACTTGATGGCACGCAGAGGATTCATGGAAGAGTTCTGGAGAAGGGTTCACAGACCGTCCTTGGCGATGCTGCAAATGAAATGGAGGTATTCCTTACTAATgactgttttgaatttgaggtaGGTGACATCAAAGAGTCGGTGACTGTCAATCTCCAGAACATCCCTTGGGGCCACGAGTACAGAGAACAGCAAGAGAGGGACAATGCAGAGGAGAGGAAAAAGAAAGGCTTGCCAACGGAGTATTTTTGCAAGAGTTTATATTGTCCTGAGAAAGGCGCATTTTTCTCCCTCCATTATAATAAACTGGGCACTGGAACTGGCACTTGCAGTTCTTGTGAAGAGCGAGAAGCAGTCCGTGAGGAATTCAAAATACTATCAGACACTACCTTTGTCCTCAGGAACGTGGCATACACTATTCAAGACTTTATTTATATCAGACCTGAGTTCTTCTCCCCGGTGGAAGGTCAAGGCGCCAACAAGGCTGGAAGAAATGTGGGGCTCAAGCCTTACGTGGTATGCCAACTGCTGAGTATCAATGCTCCTGCTGCTAAGAAAGCTGATCCAGAATCAGCGCGCATCAGTGTAAGAAGGCTATACAGGCCTGAAGACATTTCTTCAGATAAAGCTTACTGTTCAGATATCAGAGAGGTTTGCACTTTGTCCTGTTGTTCACTGTCTAATATTCATCATTTCCATACAAATACTGTCAAACGCCTGTCATCCCACCTAATCTTTTTTTGTACCTTTGGTCTTtaatgcttttttttttgtttgatgtAGGTATACTACAGTGAATATAAAATGAGCGTGCCTGTGGTAAGGATTGAAGGAAAATGTCAGGTCACCACTAAGGACGACCTTCCAAATTCGAATTTTCCAGCAGCGGTTGATCACGTCTTCTACTGCGAACGTCTATATGATCCTGATTCTGGAGCTCTCAAACAGGTCAGATAGCTAAATTCAGCTTTTGATCTGCCCCAGCTACTTCTGCTTTTATTTTGTTGAGAACTCTCTTCAGATAGTTGACGAGCTTGTCTTGTCTACGAATAGCTACCAACCATGACTCTAACAAGGAAGGCGTCTACTTCAAAAAAGGATAAAGGAAAGCATATTATTTGTGATGATGACTCTCTAGCAGACAAGAAGGATACAGTAATATCAGCTAACTCTCTAGCAACTCTTGATATTTTTGCTGGCTGTGGAGGATTATCTGAAGGGATGAAGCGAGCAGGTACTATATTTCTATCTGCATATTTTTTTAAGATGCATGTGCATGTCGTTAGGTATAACACTTTGGCCTCTCCACATACTTTCTGATCATCCAACAATACAGGTGCATCACATACAAAATGGGCAATTGAATATGAAGAACCTGCTGGGCAAGCATTTAAGGAAAATCACCCAGAAGCTGCAGTATTCGTCGAGAACTGCAATGTCATTCTGAAGTATGCAATCCCATTTGCTCTCTGGGCTTAAACGGTTATTCCTGCATCCTTTAACTCATTTTCTAACTATTTCCCTTGCAGAGCAATAATGGATAAATGCGGTGATGGTAATGACTGCATTTCGACTGCTGAGGCCTCTGCGCAAGCAGATAACCTTTCAGCGGAGGAGATTAAGAATCTCCCCGTGCCAGGTGAAGTAGAATTTATCAATGGTGGCCCTCCATGCCAGGTCAGTTGTTTCACCCAGAGGAATGCTTGATGTTTTGTCAATCTTCCGCGCTGCTGCTTGACATGTTGTGCATCTTTTCTTAGGGGTTTTCTGGGATGAACAGATTCAATCAAAGTACATGGAGCAAAGTCCAGTGTGAGATGATTTTAGCATTTCTGTCCTTTGCGGACTATTTCCGCCCAAGATTTTTCCTGCTGGAGAATGTTAGGAACTTTGTTTCATTCAACAAAGGCCAGACCTTCAGACTGGCAATAGCATCACTCCTGGGGATGGGATACCAGGTGCTTCACACTTCCTCTTCTCTGTTTGTCCTTGTGCTATGGCATTCTTTCACTTCCGAATGTTCTAACCTTGTCCGCATGTTTGTAGGTTCGATTCGGAATTTTGGAGGCTGGTGCTTTTGGTGTCGCGCAGTCTAGAAAAAGGGCATTCATCTGGGCTGCTGCACCTGGGGAGACTCTTCCTGACTGGCCAGAGCCAATGCACGTCTTCGCTAGCCCTGAGCTGAAAATCAATCTACCAGACGGAAAGTACTATGCAGCTGCCAAGAGCACAGCTAGAGGAGCTCCTTTCCGCTCAATAACAGTAAGAGATACAATTGGAGACCTGCCACCGGTGCAGAATGGTGCCAGCAAACTAGCAATCCAGGTATATATCGCATCATCCCTCCTCTACTTGCTTCTGTCGATGTTCTCGATTTGTATCAGGCTATCAGCTGAATGTACTTTATTCTGTGCTCCAGTATGGAAGCAAACCCGTCTCCTGGTTCCAGAAGAAGATTCGAGGTGATACGCCTTCACTGAGTGACCACATAGCCAAAGAGATGAACGAACTGAATCTCATCAGGTGCAAGCGCATCCCAAAGCGCCCAGGGTGTGACTGGCATGATCTCCCAGATGAGAAGGTAGCATTCTGCCATTTTATTCATtcttttctgctgttttctgcttTCTTGGTAACCATGTGATGTGATAATTTTCATGATGTGGATGCAGGTGAAGCTATCCAAAGGGCAGCTGGTGGACTTGATCCCTTGGTGCTTGCCCAACACAGCCAAGAGGAACAATCAGTGGAAAGGCCTATATGGGAGGCTGGACTGGGAGGGCAACTTCCCCACATCTGTGACAGATCCCCAGCCAATGGGCAAGGTCGGCATGTGCTTCCACCCTGATCAGGACAGGATCATCACTGTTCGTGAATGTGCCCGATCTCAGGTAAAGCACCCTTTGCACATATCCCTGTCAACATGAACAAAGTGATATTTTTTCCCAAGCAAAAAAAGTAGCTGCATAGACTACACTATAAACATCCCCTGTTGCCTTGACAAAGACACTTGTCCAAAATGAAGTAATCCATAGGCTAGTTAATCAGAACCAGATAATCATATTAATAGTTATTATCTGCAAGTGTACGCACAAGTTGCCTGGTCCATCGTTCGGCTGAACCTCCAGGGCAAGCAGAGTCAGATCAGAAtctaatgcatgatgccatgaatcAAATCTGTTACCATCTTTGTGAAGATCTCTGATCCAGTCCCATGACATGACATGAATGCGTGCTTGCAGGGCTTCCCTGATGGCTACCGCTTCGCCGGCAACATCCAGAACAAGCACAGGCAGATCGGGAATGCTGTACCACCTCCCCTTGCCTACGCTCTAGGGAGGAAGCTCAAGGAAGCCATCGACAGCAAGCTTTCAGCGGCTTAAGTTAACTGCACTCTAGTGGCACTTAACTTATCAGTGGGCATTATGTAATTTGCGAGCAATAGACTCTGGAGCCATTACAGGCAGGCTGGTTATATCATATATGAACTAGTTTCTGTGTACTCTTATATGAAGGATGGTTAACACCATCAGGATGTTGGTTCATGGTTATAACTTCAGAACATACTCTTAGCATTGTGGGAATAATAGTTTCTTTTGAAAACAGCAACTGTATTGCAATCGCAAGAGGGCTACATGATTGAATGCAGTTTTCTGTTCTTACAACTTTTGCAAGTGAGAATTAGATCGTTATAATCAATATTGTTGTTTTCCAAAGTTGTAAGAAAATACAGCGGCAACCTACCTTTCGTACTCGTCAGATGAACACCCAGCTCTTGAGCTCACCTATCAACTTCATCTCTTTGAGGTATCAACTCTTCCCCTAAGAATCTGCTTTGTTGACCTGCTGCAATGTTAGTCTCTATTCGTGCGTAAGAATAGATAGAAGATACACTGAAGTTGAGAAGCTTTATTTCCAGAATTAGTTAgtaggatggatggatggatgattTACACTTGCCTGCACCTTGGAGCAACAACTTACAAAATTTCCCTTTAGCTCAACACAACCGGCTTGAAATTTTGACATAAACAACAAGTGGTACGTACTAGAAACAAATCGAAAGTCCCCACAagggaaaaaaaaacaaatcctaTACACAAGATGATTTAGACTACAAGTGTTGAAATCCGAGAGCATTACATCTTCTATTATCCAAGAAGAGATGAGAAGAGCCAGACGAAAGATCCTCTAACTTGCATTCTTCAGAAGGAAAGTTTTTCAAGGGCTCATCTGGGGAGCGCGCTGTAGCCGTAGGGGCTCCCGGTgaatgaggagacggcggcgtcgAAGGCGTCGGTCTCGTCGAGGTACACGTTCATGCGGAAGGCCGCGTGCACGccgatgatggcggcggcgaggacgagggAGACGAGGAGGTTGAGGCCCGCGCGGGTGAGCGCGACGGCGagcacggtggcggcggcgagggcggcgagcaCGAGGCGGTCGTCGACCTCGCGGCCGAGGCAGGCGAGGCGGTCGCCGGCGCGGCCGAAGTAGAGCGCGAGCCAGGCGACGAAGAGGGCGAGGAAGGCGAGCATGGAGGCCGGGCGGTAGACGAGGCCGAGGAAGacgagcagcagcgccgccagCGCGTAGTTGGCGCGGAAGTAGGCGAGGTTGCGGCGCGCGCGCGCCCGCGCCTCCCCGCAGCTCTCCGGGCGCGCGAACGCCGTCGCGTCCAGCGCCTCCCGCCACGCGCGCGgccggccgacggcggcggcggcggacgcgctggcgccggcgcggGAGAAGAAGGCCACGCCGGCCTCCGCCGCGGTGGCGGTTGGGGgtggtggggaggaggaggagggcagcGCTGGGTCGGCGGCGTCGCCGTTGGGCTCGAGTatcggtgccggtgccggtggcGGCGGGGAGTAGGGCGGGACGGCGCCGTGGCGCGaccaggaggcggtggaggaggacaTGGCCGGCGAAGAGTGGATCGGGGTCGGGGGATCGTGGCGAGCTCGATTGATTGATTGATTTGCTGTTGCTGGATGGGCTGGGTTCGATGATTCGATTCGATGGATGGTGTTTTGTCGAGTGGATCTggctggaggagagagagaaattGGGGATTTTTATGATCCTCAGAGATTGTTTGGCAATTGGCGGGCTAATTTAATACCTCGGCTTCCACGTATAGCGACGTGTTTGCTGCGACGTCGGCAGATCGAATCGAGCGGCTTCAAACGGCTTCGCCCACGCAAAGTATGTGTCGATATCAAATTATCAACAACTGTAACCTGCCAGGACGTGAATTCACGGCGTATTGACGGGGAACGTGCAAAGTGTACCCACAATGTTCTGGCCGACTATTCATTTTTAGAATCAATTTCATGAACTTTTTCCAAAAAAGCTCATAGGTTCAGTTCGTTAATTCATTGTTTGATTCATCAGTATTTTTTCTTAGAAAGAAAGGGGCCTCCCCCAGTTTCATTAACGAAACTTAACAGTTTTTTTCAGAGTCGTTACAGTGCATCCTATGCATTGCAAACAAGCAGCAATGCAGAATACATCCAAGCATGAACCACACATTTTATTTGATCCACATAGCTACATCAAAACatcaaaaaagcaaaaaaaaaaaaaaacgcacgACAACATTATTTTACATGATACAACGGAGTTTTTACAAGTCAAAAGTCTTTCATTTTATTACCAAGAAGAGAATCGACATGTTTAGTTTGTGGAGAACGGACGCGAAATATATAAACACAACAACAAAATTGTGGTCATGGAACATGACAACACAAAGGACACCACTTGACATGGGTACCAACTCGCGTGCGCATACACGCACAAAAGCTAGGTAGAGAACATCCGTCAAATATCACTACAATTGTCATCATCGTCAAGCGTTGTACATGATCCCCCAACTTCGACTTCACGATATAGTGGTTATCACCACAAACTGTTGCATGCATCCGAAGTTGGTCCATATGCCGAACAATCAACCATGCACATAAACGTAGACACGTCCAACTCCGATGACGAGTATGGTACGAGAAATGTGCAGGGGCTTGCGCCCACCAAGACTACCGCAAACGAACATCCTTCTTGTGTCATTGCCGCCATGAAGAGTCCTCTAAAGCAGCTACAAGCTCCACAACCAACGACAAAAGTCTAGAGGCCCCACCAAACATGTCGGCAAATACAACTATCGAAACCCATATTGCGACCCNNNNNNNNNNNNNNNNNNNNNNNNNNNNNNNNNNNNNNNNNNNNNNNNNNNNNNNNNNNNNNNNNNNNNNNNNNNNNNNNNNNNNNNNNNNNNNNNNNNNggcatggaacataagaaattatagatacgtttgagacgtatcaggcaccaaTCGTCTGGAGCTCCAAAACAATGCCAACAAAGGAGGGGACGGCACTAAGCGCGGCCATATTATTCGAGAAGACCCGAATGCAATGATGAAAACAAGacgaagattttttttttcttatactaggctagagctttgattttgttcGAGCAATTGGGAAGATTTGCCCAATTGATCTACATGAAGTGAGGAGAAAATCATATGTAAACTCTTAGAAAATCCAATGATACGCATTAAAGATGTATCCATttaaaagatttttttttgaacgagggcaaaagctttgcccattcATTGATTAAGAAGGAGTTTACAAGAAAGTAAAAGGTTCAAAAAATATTACAattactctcgcggcatcaatTGACTCAAATTCTTAGCACCGGCTAGaacccaaagctttgcctcttttGTGATCCTCTCGAAGATGATTTGCGATGTGGcacgcttgttcttgaagaccctatCATTTCTCTCGTTCCAAATCTCCCAAATAATGAGCATGGCAAGCGATGTCATCCCCTTGCGGTTTTGGCCCGATGATATCAAAGTCCACCATTCCGTGAAGGTTAGGCCCGCCCAAGCGCTTGTATTAATAGAATGAATATCAAATCTCTCTTTGGCCTTGTCCCAAAGACGTAAGGAGACGCGGCAATGGACAAGAAGATGGTCGACGGATTCAAGGCATTGGTTGCAAAGtggacaagctccacaatttggccAACCCCGCTTGGCCAAACGATCGGCGGTCCAAATTCTATTTGGTAGACAAGCCAAATGAACAACTTAATCTTGGGAGGTGCCCACATCTTCCACATTGACTTGTATAAGCTTGAATAGGTGAGTCCCATGAATTGTAAATCGTAGGCGGACTTGGTGGTGTAGTGTCCACTCTCGGTGAGCTTCCATGAGATGTCGTCATCAACGTTTTCATTGAGGTTGAAATTTTGTATGAGAATCCAAAGCTCAATGAATTGGGTAAGGTGCTCGAAAGTAAAGTCTTCCCCAATCGCAACTTTATTCACCCAAGCATTGTCACACTACTGCAGAATAGGTCATCAGTGACAGGCTCAAAAGGTCCATTAGTGACGGGCAAAGCGCCTGTCACAAATGACTAGTCACTGGTATGAggttactagtgacaggcaaagtGCTTGTCAGTAGTATGTGTATTATAGTGACAGGCAAAAGAGATGCATGTCACTAGTTGCGATCAAAGGCGGCAGCTCTGTGAGGTCTTATAGTGACATGCACATTATTATGCCTGTCACTGATATGAATTTCagtattaaaaaaataaaaacgttTTCAACGAATATGCACTAACAAGAAGGTACAATATAATATCATACAAAATTCAACGAAAACACAATACTAAAGCACTCCAATCCTGCAATAACATAGAGAAGGTTTACAAAACATAAATTCTAA contains:
- the LOC124700836 gene encoding PRA1 family protein E-like, producing the protein MSSSTASWSRHGAVPPYSPPPPAPAPILEPNGDAADPALPSSSSPPPPTATAAEAGVAFFSRAGASASAAAAVGRPRAWREALDATAFARPESCGEARARARRNLAYFRANYALAALLLVFLGLVYRPASMLAFLALFVAWLALYFGRAGDRLACLGREVDDRLVLAALAAATVLAVALTRAGLNLLVSLVLAAAIIGVHAAFRMNVYLDETDAFDAAVSSFTGSPYGYSALPR
- the LOC124697696 gene encoding DNA (cytosine-5)-methyltransferase 1A-like; protein product: MSETELDSLTEEHHSTGENGQAIVRKRPKRAAACSNFREKEFDLSEEDSPVKVKETRTEEETEAVRLTLVQEAEEWKVTNKERSKRGTSQKNVYIKISEAEIADDYPLPAYYKPYTPETDEHIIFDHEVGTSVHDLPVKILNNWALYNSDSRLVSLELVPMKPGAENDIVIFGSGSMTEDDRSFHSTAEAEQLSSSSSSKSGQKDDGIPIYLSPIKEWLVEFGGSVICITIRTGVAWYKLHQPTEQYAPWCDTVLKTARLAISIMKLLEDQTRASKLSFDNVIKKVAQFDRGDAAFISADATLVERYVVVHGQIILQIFARYPRKSIQGSAFIKGLARMMNEKRHTKLSVKEKPKAMRGGNLNPSAKMGPVEKRKLMRATTTRLINKIWGGYYATHFPEDAKEGDVNGEPNETEEQEETEDDEAEGEDEVEEKRISRTSPSECSKKPSSSTRREIECEGQTAGKTESGEALYKFVRVRDLEIGVGGAVTVEDDSGEAIMCFVEYIYQKLDGTQRIHGRVLEKGSQTVLGDAANEMEVFLTNDCFEFEVGDIKESVTVNLQNIPWGHEYREQQERDNAEERKKKGLPTEYFCKSLYCPEKGAFFSLHYNKLGTGTGTCSSCEEREAVREEFKILSDTTFVLRNVAYTIQDFIYIRPEFFSPVEGQGANKAGRNVGLKPYVVCQLLSINAPAAKKADPESARISVRRLYRPEDISSDKAYCSDIREVYYSEYKMSVPVVRIEGKCQVTTKDDLPNSNFPAAVDHVFYCERLYDPDSGALKQLPTMTLTRKASTSKKDKGKHIICDDDSLADKKDTVISANSLATLDIFAGCGGLSEGMKRAGASHTKWAIEYEEPAGQAFKENHPEAAVFVENCNVILKAIMDKCGDGNDCISTAEASAQADNLSAEEIKNLPVPGEVEFINGGPPCQGFSGMNRFNQSTWSKVQCEMILAFLSFADYFRPRFFLLENVRNFVSFNKGQTFRLAIASLLGMGYQVRFGILEAGAFGVAQSRKRAFIWAAAPGETLPDWPEPMHVFASPELKINLPDGKYYAAAKSTARGAPFRSITVRDTIGDLPPVQNGASKLAIQYGSKPVSWFQKKIRGDTPSLSDHIAKEMNELNLIRCKRIPKRPGCDWHDLPDEKVKLSKGQLVDLIPWCLPNTAKRNNQWKGLYGRLDWEGNFPTSVTDPQPMGKVGMCFHPDQDRIITVRECARSQGFPDGYRFAGNIQNKHRQIGNAVPPPLAYALGRKLKEAIDSKLSAA